One genomic segment of Impatiens glandulifera chromosome 6, dImpGla2.1, whole genome shotgun sequence includes these proteins:
- the LOC124942405 gene encoding uncharacterized protein LOC124942405, translating to MANAWRRDRTTKLFSSKTSLLFISVTLLFLAFFFLTSRISNPSSSNQIYVKSSINLFPIIPPFDCYTSPQSHPVIANLVEGLKYPFLYSLSDFGTLPDKPHKNIVRMLKGKPFRRPDISVTVQELLEKMRNEGKTGMFIDVGANVGMASFAAAIMGFKVLAFEPVFENLQRICDGIHFNRVKDFITVFEAAVSDRIGNITFHKLVGRLDNSAISAAGAKMAFKSNEEVALQVRTIPLDELIPETEPVLLVKIDVQGWEYHVLKGATKLLSRKKGDAPYLIYEEDQRLLEASNSSSNEIRQFLKTVGYHECTQHGTDAHCVK from the exons ATGGCGAATGCTTGGAGAAGAGATCGAACAACGAAGTTATTCAGTTCCAAAACGAGTCTCCTCTTCATATCAGTCACTCTCCTCTTCCTCGCCTTCTTCTTCCTAACTTCTCGCATCTCCAATCCTTCCTCCTCAAATCAAATCTATGTCAAATCCTCAATAAACCTATTCCCCATTATCCCTCCCTTCGATTGCTACACTTCTCCTCAATCTCATCCCGTAATCGCCAATCTAGTCGAAGGTCTCAAATACCCATTTCTATATTCCCTCTCCGATTTCGGAACCTTACCTGATAAACCTCACAAGAACATAGTTCGAATGCTCAAAGGAAAACCCTTTCGTCGACCTGACATTTCTGTAACTGTTCAGGAACTTTTGGAGAAGATGAGGAACGAAGGTAAGACAGGGATGTTCATTGATGTTGGTGCTAATGTGGGTATGGCTTCGTTTGCGGCTGCGATTATGGGTTTTAAGGTTTTAGCATTTGAACCCGTGTTTGAGAATTTACAGAGGATTTGTGATGGGATACATTTTAATAGGGTTAAGGATTTTATCACTGTTTTTGAAGCTGCTGTTTCTGATCGAATTGGAAACATCACATTTCACAAG TTGGTAGGGAGGTTGGACAATAGTGCAATTTCAGCTGCTGGAGCAAAAATGGCATTCAAATCAAACGAAGAAGTTGCTCTTCAAGTAAGAACAATTCCTCTCGACGAACTTATACCAGAAACCGAACCTGTTCTTCTTGTGAAAATAGATGTTCAAGGATGGGAATATCATGTTCTTAAAGGGGCAACAAAATTGTTGTCAAGGAAGAAAGGAGATGCCCCATATTTAATCTATGAAGAAGACCAAAGGCTTTTGGAAGCCAGTAACAGCAGTTCAAACGAGATTCGACAGTTTCTTAAAACCGTCGGTTACCATGAATGTACTCAACATGGTACCGATGCTCATTGTGTTAAGTAA